A portion of the Chelmon rostratus isolate fCheRos1 chromosome 15, fCheRos1.pri, whole genome shotgun sequence genome contains these proteins:
- the lingo2b gene encoding leucine-rich repeat and immunoglobulin-like domain-containing nogo receptor-interacting protein 2b codes for MTGGNVGKRDMRHPALHHCHLFLGGALLLLLVSPALSCPARCECSAQSKSVSCHRKRLPTIPEGIPIETRVLDLSKNKLRIITPDNFSSFQQLEDLDLSDNLISVVEPGSFRSQLALRSLNFRSNLLQLVPAGVLSGLTNLTRLDLSHNRLVVLLDHAFQDLRKLTSLEVGDNELVFISQRAFTGLLGLQSLTLERSNLTVVPTDALGHLHSLVELRMRYLSIGFLKPFSFKRLLRLRQLDIDYWPWLDTLPPLSLHGLNLTTLFITNTNLSAFPGAALRNLPYLTHLNLSYCRIQHIHQGELGQLPHLLELRLQGAHLISIEPYAFVGLKSLQLLDVSQNRLDSLERGVFASPDSLQRLCLGGNPLVCDCRLLWLLNSHKPPSLQVLDDQPECSAPEHLLGKTLRDLKEPLVSRYMTCTKPRIGPNTTQLLMADEGQPAHLSCMAEGAPRPSVVWITPHRRYITAKSSGRVEVQPDGTLEIKTAELHDSGVYLCIASNPAGNASLSASLAVKSLGIGDRSHYINRSSNYLTDSNSTWGNGTVLYNMTVPIDIKTIIISTAMGCLSFLGVVIFCFLLLFAWSRGKGRHKSNFDIEYVPRKSNGAAAEVSETSGPRRVNMKMI; via the coding sequence ATGACAGGGGGCAACGTGGGTAAAAGAGACATGCGACACCCAGCCCTGCACCACTGCCACCTCTTCCTGGGCGGGGCCTTGCTGCTTCTCCTGGTCAGCCCGGCCCTGAGCTGCCCCGCCCGATGTGAGTGCTCTGCCCAAAGCAAGTCGGTTAGCTGCCACCGCAAGCGCCTGCCCACCATCCCTGAAGGCATCCCCATTGAGACCCGCGTCCTGGACCTCAGTAAGAACAAGCTACGCATTATCACGCCAGACAACTTCTCTTCAttccagcagctggaggacttGGACCTTAGCGACAACCTCATCAGTGTGGTGGAGCCAGGCTCGTTTCGTTCTCAGCTTGCTCTGCGCTCGCTCAACTTTCGCAGCAACCTGCTTCAGCTGGTTCCTGCTGGCGTGCTGTCAGGCCTGACCAACCTCACCCGCCTTGATCTCAGCCACAACCGACTGGTCGTTCTCCTTGATCACGCCTTCCAGGATCTGCGCAAGTTGACATCCCTAGAGGTGGGTGACAACGAACTGGTTTTCATCTCTCAGCGGGCCTTTACAGGATTACTCGGACTCCAGAGTCTGACTCTGGAACGTTCCAATCTGACCGTGGTACCTACTGATGCTCTAGGACATCTGCACAGCCTGGTCGAACTGCGCATGCGCTACTTGAGCATTGGTTTTCTAAAGCCGTTCTCCTTTAAGAGGTTATTGCGACTTCGCCAACTAGACATTGATTACTGGCCCTGGCTGGACACACTGCCTCCCCTCTCACTGCATGGCCTCAACCTCACAACATTGTTCATAACCAACACTAACCTGTCTGCCTTCCCCGGCGCAGCACTGCGCAACCTGCCCTACCTCACACATCTCAACTTGTCCTACTGTCGCATTCAGCACATCCATCAGGGAGAGCTGGGCCAGCTCCCACACCTGCTGGAGCTGCGCCTCCAAGGGGCTCATCTGATCTCTATCGAGCCCTACGCATTTGTAGGCCTCAAATCTCTgcaactgctggatgtgtcacAGAACCGCCTGGACTCTCTGGAGAGGGGAGTGTTTGCCTCACCAGACAGCCTTCAGAGGCTCTGTCTGGGTGGGAACCCATTAGTGTGCGACTGCAGATTGCTTTGGCTGCTCAATAGCCACAAGCCCCCCTCTCTGCAGGTTCTGGATGACCAGCCTGAGTGCAGCGCACCTGAGCACCTCCTGGGGAAAACTCTCCGTGACCTCAAGGAGCCACTGGTCTCCAGGTACATGACCTGCACCAAGCCACGGATTGGACCCAACACGACCCAGCTGCTGATGGCTGATGAGGGTCAGCCGGCCCACCTGAGCTGCATGGCAGAGGGAGCGCCTCGGCCCTCTGTGGTCTGGATTACACCCCACAGACGCTACATCACAGCCAAGAGCAGTGGTAGGGTGGAAGTTCAACCAGATGGTACCCTGGAGATCAAGACAGCGGAGCTGCACGACAGTGGGGTGTACTTGTGCATTGCCAGTAACCCTGCTGGCAACGCTAGTCTGTCAGCCTCTTTAGCTGTGAAGAGCCTGGGCATTGGGGACAGATCTCACTACATCAACAGGAGCTCAAACTATCTGACAGACTCTAACAGCACTTGGGGGAATGGGACAGTACTGTACAACATGACAGTCCCTATAGACATTAAAACCATCATTATATCTACAGCCATGGGCTGCCTGTCCTTCCTAGGTGTGGTCATCTTCTGCTTCCTTCTTCTGTTCGCCTGGAGCCGAGGGAAAGGACGCCATAAGAGCAACTTTGACATTGAGTATGTCCCTCGCAAATCCAACGGAGCGGCAGCAGAGGTGTCGGAAACAAGCGGCCCACGACGGGtcaacatgaaaatgatttga